A stretch of DNA from Candidatus Polarisedimenticolia bacterium:
CGGGCGGGGGAATTCATTCGACAAACTGTCGCGCGCGGGCGAGACCCGCGCAGGCAGGGGCATTTTCGGGTTTCTCACGACGAACGTCCGCGTCCTTTTGGCGTTTGGTGACGGTGATTGCTGCTGGTATTCTACTCGACGTCCCTGACGACGGCTCGATGATTTTCGAGAGCCCTCAAGAAGACTCCTACCGCTGATGCAATAGCTTGAAGGCGTGCGTCCAGTCGTTCCTCAGGAAGCCGGGGATGCACCAGAGGATGCAGAGCGGCTCGATGGCGCGCGCCGCTTCGGCCTTCCCCATGTCTTCGGTCTCCCAGCCGAACTGCTCGAGAATGCCGCGCACCGTGC
This window harbors:
- a CDS encoding DNA-binding protein encodes the protein TVRGILEQFGWETEDMGKAEAARAIEPLCILWCIPGFLRNDWTHAFKLLHQR